In one window of Serinus canaria isolate serCan28SL12 chromosome 18, serCan2020, whole genome shotgun sequence DNA:
- the SPATA20 gene encoding spermatogenesis-associated protein 20 isoform X4 has product MLAVPLRCARRRAFLTGIAAMATVGTPDPPSVPRHTNRLINERSPYLLQHAHNPVDWYPWGQEAFDKAKTENKLIFLSVGYSTCHWCHVMEEESFKSKEIGDIMNEHFVCIKVDREERPDVDKVYMTFVQATSGGGGWPMSVWLTPDLKPFAGGTYFPPEDGVHRVGFRTVLLRIAEQWKENKDALLESSQRILEALRHTSEIHVQGQESPPPAEEVMDTCFQQLSRSYDEDYGGFSKSPKFPTPVNLNFLFTYWALHQTTPEGARALQMALHTLKMMAHGGIHDHIGQISGDEFFADVVRDILLYVSRDLSDQAGGFYSAEDADSYPTTTSREKREGAFCVWTAKELRALLPDPVEGATEGTTLGDVFMHHYGVEEAGNVDPMKDPHQELKGKNVLIARCPLELTAAQFRLEPGRLSALLQECQQRLSSARAQRPRPHLDTKMLAAWNGLMISGFAQAGATLAEPGYVSRAAQAAAFLRTHLFDPDSGRLLRSCYQGKHNSVEQNAVPIQGFLEDYVFVIQALFDLYEASLEQGWLEWALHLQHMQDKLFWDPKGFAYFSTEGSDPSLLLRLKDDQDGAEPTPNSVAVTNLLRAACYSGHMDWVEKAGKILSAFSERLQKIPITLPEMVRATAVFHRTLKQVVICGDPQGEDTREMLHCVRSVFSPNKVLMVADGDSAGFLYHQLPFLASLERKDGKATAYICSNFTCSLPVTSAQELRGMLSP; this is encoded by the exons ATGTTGGCCGTGCCGCTGCGTTGTGCTCGCAG GCGCGCATTTCTAACGGGGATTGCGGCCATGGCCACGGTGGGAACACCCGACCCCCCCAGCGTCCCTCGTCACACCAACCGCCTGATTAATGAAAGGTCCCCGTACCTCCTGCAGCATGCCCACAACCCCGTGGATTG GTACCCTTGGGGTCAGGAAGCCTTTGATaaagcaaagacagaaaacaaactgaTATTCCTGTCAG TTGGCTACTCCACCTGCCACTGGTGCCATGTCATGGAGGAGGAGTCCTTCAAGAGCAAGGAGATTGGGGACATCATGAATGAGCACTTCGTATGCATCAAAGTGGATCGTGAGGAGCGGCCAGATGTGGACAAAGTCTACATGACATTTGTGCAG GCCACCAGTGGTGGAGGTGGTTGGCCCATGAGTGTCTGGCTGACCCCAGACCTCAAGCCCTTTGCTGGAGGGACGTATTTCCCTCCTGAGGACGGAGTTCATCGTGTTGGTTTTCGGACTGTGCTGCTCCGGATCGCAGAGCAG TGGAAGGAGAACAAAGATGCCCTGttggagagcagccagaggaTTCTGGAAGCATTGCGACACACATCAGAGATTcatgtgcagggccaggagtcaCCCCCACCAGCCGAAGAGGTGATGGACAcctgtttccagcagctctccagatCCTATGATGAGGACTATGGTGGATTTTCCAAATCCCCCAAGTTCCCCACCCCAG TGAATTTGAATTTCCTGTTCACGTACTGGGCCCTGCACCAAACAACTCCAGAAGGTGCCCGGGCACTGCAGATGGCTCTGCATACCCTCAAGATGATGGCCCATGGGGGCATCCACGACCACATTGGTCAG ATCTCTGGTGATGAATTCTTTGCTGATGTTGTCCGAGACATTCTGCTCTACGTCTCACGTGACCTGAGCGACCAG GCAGGAGGTTTCTACAGTGCAGAAGATGCAGATTCCTACCCGACCACTACATCTAGAGAGAAGCGAGAAGGAGCTTTCTGTGTGTGGACAGCCAAGGAGCTCCGGGCTCTCCTCCCTGACCCTGTTGAGGGGGCCACAGAGGGGACAACCTTGGGAGATGTCTTCATGCACCACTATGGAGTGGAAGAGGCTGGCAACGTGGACCCCATGAAG GACCCCCATCAGGAGCTGAAGGGAAAGAACGTCCTCATTGCCCGCTGCCCCCTGGAGCTGACGGCAGCTCAATtcaggctggagccaggccgCCTGagtgccctgctgcaggaatgcCAGCAGAGACTGTCCTCAGCCCGGGCACAGCGGCCACGGCCACACCTGGACACCAAGATGCTGGCAGCATGGAATG ggctgatgATCTCAGGCtttgcccaggctggggctaCCCTGGCCGAGCCTGGATatgtgagcagggctgcacaggcagctgccttCCTGAGGACACACCTTTTCGACCCCGACAGTGGGAGGCTGCTGCGGAGCTGCTACCAGGGCAAGCACAACTCAGTGGAGCAGAA TGCTGTGCCCATCCAGGGCTTCCTGGAGGACTATGTCTTTGTCATCCAGGCACTTTTTGACCTGTATGAAGCCtcactggagcagggctggctggagtgGGCCCTTCATCTCCAGCACATGCAAGACAAGCTCTTCTGGGACCCTAAAGGCTTTGCTTATTTCTCCACTGAGGGCAGTGATCCCTCTCTTCTCCTGCGTCTCAAGGATG ACCAAGATGGAGCAGAACCCACTCCTAACTCTGTCGCTGTCACAAACCTGCTCCGAGCAGCTTGTTACTCTGGTCATATGGACTGGGTGGAAAAAGCAGGCAAGATCTTGTCTGCCTTCTCAGAGAGGCTGCAGAAGATCCCAATAACCCTCCCAGAGATGGTCCGGGCTACTGCTGTCTTCCATCGCACCCTCAAACAG GTCGTCATCTGTGGGGACCCCCAAGGAGAAGACACCAGAGAGATGCTGCATTGCGTCCGCTCTGTCTTCAGCCCAAACAAG GTGCTGATGGTCGCAGATGGAGACAGCGCTGGGTTCCTCTACCACCAGCTGCCTTTCCTTGCATCCCTGGAGAGGAAGGATGGGAAAGCCACTGCCTATATCTGCAGCAACTtcacctgctccctgcctgtcacctctgcccaggagctgcGTGGGATGCTCAGCCCATGA
- the SPATA20 gene encoding spermatogenesis-associated protein 20 isoform X3, which produces MLAVPLRCARRRAFLTGIAAMATVGTPDPPSVPRHTNRLINERSPYLLQHAHNPVDWYPWGQEAFDKAKTENKLIFLSVGYSTCHWCHVMEEESFKSKEIGDIMNEHFVCIKVDREERPDVDKVYMTFVQATSGGGGWPMSVWLTPDLKPFAGGTYFPPEDGVHRVGFRTVLLRIAEQWKENKDALLESSQRILEALRHTSEIHVQGQESPPPAEEVMDTCFQQLSRSYDEDYGGFSKSPKFPTPVNLNFLFTYWALHQTTPEGARALQMALHTLKMMAHGGIHDHIGQGFHRYSTDQQWHVPHFEKMLYDQGQLAAIYSRAFQISGDEFFADVVRDILLYVSRDLSDQAGGFYSAEDADSYPTTTSREKREGAFCVWTAKELRALLPDPVEGATEGTTLGDVFMHHYGVEEAGNVDPMKDPHQELKGKNVLIARCPLELTAAQFRLEPGRLSALLQECQQRLSSARAQRPRPHLDTKMLAAWNGLMISGFAQAGATLAEPGYVSRAAQAAAFLRTHLFDPDSGRLLRSCYQGKHNSVEQNAVPIQGFLEDYVFVIQALFDLYEASLEQGWLEWALHLQHMQDKLFWDPKGFAYFSTEGSDPSLLLRLKDDQDGAEPTPNSVAVTNLLRAACYSGHMDWVEKAGKILSAFSERLQKIPITLPEMVRATAVFHRTLKQVLMVADGDSAGFLYHQLPFLASLERKDGKATAYICSNFTCSLPVTSAQELRGMLSP; this is translated from the exons ATGTTGGCCGTGCCGCTGCGTTGTGCTCGCAG GCGCGCATTTCTAACGGGGATTGCGGCCATGGCCACGGTGGGAACACCCGACCCCCCCAGCGTCCCTCGTCACACCAACCGCCTGATTAATGAAAGGTCCCCGTACCTCCTGCAGCATGCCCACAACCCCGTGGATTG GTACCCTTGGGGTCAGGAAGCCTTTGATaaagcaaagacagaaaacaaactgaTATTCCTGTCAG TTGGCTACTCCACCTGCCACTGGTGCCATGTCATGGAGGAGGAGTCCTTCAAGAGCAAGGAGATTGGGGACATCATGAATGAGCACTTCGTATGCATCAAAGTGGATCGTGAGGAGCGGCCAGATGTGGACAAAGTCTACATGACATTTGTGCAG GCCACCAGTGGTGGAGGTGGTTGGCCCATGAGTGTCTGGCTGACCCCAGACCTCAAGCCCTTTGCTGGAGGGACGTATTTCCCTCCTGAGGACGGAGTTCATCGTGTTGGTTTTCGGACTGTGCTGCTCCGGATCGCAGAGCAG TGGAAGGAGAACAAAGATGCCCTGttggagagcagccagaggaTTCTGGAAGCATTGCGACACACATCAGAGATTcatgtgcagggccaggagtcaCCCCCACCAGCCGAAGAGGTGATGGACAcctgtttccagcagctctccagatCCTATGATGAGGACTATGGTGGATTTTCCAAATCCCCCAAGTTCCCCACCCCAG TGAATTTGAATTTCCTGTTCACGTACTGGGCCCTGCACCAAACAACTCCAGAAGGTGCCCGGGCACTGCAGATGGCTCTGCATACCCTCAAGATGATGGCCCATGGGGGCATCCACGACCACATTGGTCAG GGATTTCACCGCTACTCCACCGACCAGCAGTGGCATGTTCCTCACTTTGAGAAGATGCTCTATGACCAGGGGCAGCTGGCAGCTATATACAGCAGGGCCTTCCAG ATCTCTGGTGATGAATTCTTTGCTGATGTTGTCCGAGACATTCTGCTCTACGTCTCACGTGACCTGAGCGACCAG GCAGGAGGTTTCTACAGTGCAGAAGATGCAGATTCCTACCCGACCACTACATCTAGAGAGAAGCGAGAAGGAGCTTTCTGTGTGTGGACAGCCAAGGAGCTCCGGGCTCTCCTCCCTGACCCTGTTGAGGGGGCCACAGAGGGGACAACCTTGGGAGATGTCTTCATGCACCACTATGGAGTGGAAGAGGCTGGCAACGTGGACCCCATGAAG GACCCCCATCAGGAGCTGAAGGGAAAGAACGTCCTCATTGCCCGCTGCCCCCTGGAGCTGACGGCAGCTCAATtcaggctggagccaggccgCCTGagtgccctgctgcaggaatgcCAGCAGAGACTGTCCTCAGCCCGGGCACAGCGGCCACGGCCACACCTGGACACCAAGATGCTGGCAGCATGGAATG ggctgatgATCTCAGGCtttgcccaggctggggctaCCCTGGCCGAGCCTGGATatgtgagcagggctgcacaggcagctgccttCCTGAGGACACACCTTTTCGACCCCGACAGTGGGAGGCTGCTGCGGAGCTGCTACCAGGGCAAGCACAACTCAGTGGAGCAGAA TGCTGTGCCCATCCAGGGCTTCCTGGAGGACTATGTCTTTGTCATCCAGGCACTTTTTGACCTGTATGAAGCCtcactggagcagggctggctggagtgGGCCCTTCATCTCCAGCACATGCAAGACAAGCTCTTCTGGGACCCTAAAGGCTTTGCTTATTTCTCCACTGAGGGCAGTGATCCCTCTCTTCTCCTGCGTCTCAAGGATG ACCAAGATGGAGCAGAACCCACTCCTAACTCTGTCGCTGTCACAAACCTGCTCCGAGCAGCTTGTTACTCTGGTCATATGGACTGGGTGGAAAAAGCAGGCAAGATCTTGTCTGCCTTCTCAGAGAGGCTGCAGAAGATCCCAATAACCCTCCCAGAGATGGTCCGGGCTACTGCTGTCTTCCATCGCACCCTCAAACAG GTGCTGATGGTCGCAGATGGAGACAGCGCTGGGTTCCTCTACCACCAGCTGCCTTTCCTTGCATCCCTGGAGAGGAAGGATGGGAAAGCCACTGCCTATATCTGCAGCAACTtcacctgctccctgcctgtcacctctgcccaggagctgcGTGGGATGCTCAGCCCATGA
- the SPATA20 gene encoding spermatogenesis-associated protein 20 isoform X2, giving the protein MATVGTPDPPSVPRHTNRLINERSPYLLQHAHNPVDWYPWGQEAFDKAKTENKLIFLSVGYSTCHWCHVMEEESFKSKEIGDIMNEHFVCIKVDREERPDVDKVYMTFVQATSGGGGWPMSVWLTPDLKPFAGGTYFPPEDGVHRVGFRTVLLRIAEQWKENKDALLESSQRILEALRHTSEIHVQGQESPPPAEEVMDTCFQQLSRSYDEDYGGFSKSPKFPTPVNLNFLFTYWALHQTTPEGARALQMALHTLKMMAHGGIHDHIGQGFHRYSTDQQWHVPHFEKMLYDQGQLAAIYSRAFQISGDEFFADVVRDILLYVSRDLSDQAGGFYSAEDADSYPTTTSREKREGAFCVWTAKELRALLPDPVEGATEGTTLGDVFMHHYGVEEAGNVDPMKDPHQELKGKNVLIARCPLELTAAQFRLEPGRLSALLQECQQRLSSARAQRPRPHLDTKMLAAWNGLMISGFAQAGATLAEPGYVSRAAQAAAFLRTHLFDPDSGRLLRSCYQGKHNSVEQNAVPIQGFLEDYVFVIQALFDLYEASLEQGWLEWALHLQHMQDKLFWDPKGFAYFSTEGSDPSLLLRLKDDQDGAEPTPNSVAVTNLLRAACYSGHMDWVEKAGKILSAFSERLQKIPITLPEMVRATAVFHRTLKQVVICGDPQGEDTREMLHCVRSVFSPNKVLMVADGDSAGFLYHQLPFLASLERKDGKATAYICSNFTCSLPVTSAQELRGMLSP; this is encoded by the exons ATGGCCACGGTGGGAACACCCGACCCCCCCAGCGTCCCTCGTCACACCAACCGCCTGATTAATGAAAGGTCCCCGTACCTCCTGCAGCATGCCCACAACCCCGTGGATTG GTACCCTTGGGGTCAGGAAGCCTTTGATaaagcaaagacagaaaacaaactgaTATTCCTGTCAG TTGGCTACTCCACCTGCCACTGGTGCCATGTCATGGAGGAGGAGTCCTTCAAGAGCAAGGAGATTGGGGACATCATGAATGAGCACTTCGTATGCATCAAAGTGGATCGTGAGGAGCGGCCAGATGTGGACAAAGTCTACATGACATTTGTGCAG GCCACCAGTGGTGGAGGTGGTTGGCCCATGAGTGTCTGGCTGACCCCAGACCTCAAGCCCTTTGCTGGAGGGACGTATTTCCCTCCTGAGGACGGAGTTCATCGTGTTGGTTTTCGGACTGTGCTGCTCCGGATCGCAGAGCAG TGGAAGGAGAACAAAGATGCCCTGttggagagcagccagaggaTTCTGGAAGCATTGCGACACACATCAGAGATTcatgtgcagggccaggagtcaCCCCCACCAGCCGAAGAGGTGATGGACAcctgtttccagcagctctccagatCCTATGATGAGGACTATGGTGGATTTTCCAAATCCCCCAAGTTCCCCACCCCAG TGAATTTGAATTTCCTGTTCACGTACTGGGCCCTGCACCAAACAACTCCAGAAGGTGCCCGGGCACTGCAGATGGCTCTGCATACCCTCAAGATGATGGCCCATGGGGGCATCCACGACCACATTGGTCAG GGATTTCACCGCTACTCCACCGACCAGCAGTGGCATGTTCCTCACTTTGAGAAGATGCTCTATGACCAGGGGCAGCTGGCAGCTATATACAGCAGGGCCTTCCAG ATCTCTGGTGATGAATTCTTTGCTGATGTTGTCCGAGACATTCTGCTCTACGTCTCACGTGACCTGAGCGACCAG GCAGGAGGTTTCTACAGTGCAGAAGATGCAGATTCCTACCCGACCACTACATCTAGAGAGAAGCGAGAAGGAGCTTTCTGTGTGTGGACAGCCAAGGAGCTCCGGGCTCTCCTCCCTGACCCTGTTGAGGGGGCCACAGAGGGGACAACCTTGGGAGATGTCTTCATGCACCACTATGGAGTGGAAGAGGCTGGCAACGTGGACCCCATGAAG GACCCCCATCAGGAGCTGAAGGGAAAGAACGTCCTCATTGCCCGCTGCCCCCTGGAGCTGACGGCAGCTCAATtcaggctggagccaggccgCCTGagtgccctgctgcaggaatgcCAGCAGAGACTGTCCTCAGCCCGGGCACAGCGGCCACGGCCACACCTGGACACCAAGATGCTGGCAGCATGGAATG ggctgatgATCTCAGGCtttgcccaggctggggctaCCCTGGCCGAGCCTGGATatgtgagcagggctgcacaggcagctgccttCCTGAGGACACACCTTTTCGACCCCGACAGTGGGAGGCTGCTGCGGAGCTGCTACCAGGGCAAGCACAACTCAGTGGAGCAGAA TGCTGTGCCCATCCAGGGCTTCCTGGAGGACTATGTCTTTGTCATCCAGGCACTTTTTGACCTGTATGAAGCCtcactggagcagggctggctggagtgGGCCCTTCATCTCCAGCACATGCAAGACAAGCTCTTCTGGGACCCTAAAGGCTTTGCTTATTTCTCCACTGAGGGCAGTGATCCCTCTCTTCTCCTGCGTCTCAAGGATG ACCAAGATGGAGCAGAACCCACTCCTAACTCTGTCGCTGTCACAAACCTGCTCCGAGCAGCTTGTTACTCTGGTCATATGGACTGGGTGGAAAAAGCAGGCAAGATCTTGTCTGCCTTCTCAGAGAGGCTGCAGAAGATCCCAATAACCCTCCCAGAGATGGTCCGGGCTACTGCTGTCTTCCATCGCACCCTCAAACAG GTCGTCATCTGTGGGGACCCCCAAGGAGAAGACACCAGAGAGATGCTGCATTGCGTCCGCTCTGTCTTCAGCCCAAACAAG GTGCTGATGGTCGCAGATGGAGACAGCGCTGGGTTCCTCTACCACCAGCTGCCTTTCCTTGCATCCCTGGAGAGGAAGGATGGGAAAGCCACTGCCTATATCTGCAGCAACTtcacctgctccctgcctgtcacctctgcccaggagctgcGTGGGATGCTCAGCCCATGA
- the SPATA20 gene encoding spermatogenesis-associated protein 20 isoform X1, which produces MLAVPLRCARRRAFLTGIAAMATVGTPDPPSVPRHTNRLINERSPYLLQHAHNPVDWYPWGQEAFDKAKTENKLIFLSVGYSTCHWCHVMEEESFKSKEIGDIMNEHFVCIKVDREERPDVDKVYMTFVQATSGGGGWPMSVWLTPDLKPFAGGTYFPPEDGVHRVGFRTVLLRIAEQWKENKDALLESSQRILEALRHTSEIHVQGQESPPPAEEVMDTCFQQLSRSYDEDYGGFSKSPKFPTPVNLNFLFTYWALHQTTPEGARALQMALHTLKMMAHGGIHDHIGQGFHRYSTDQQWHVPHFEKMLYDQGQLAAIYSRAFQISGDEFFADVVRDILLYVSRDLSDQAGGFYSAEDADSYPTTTSREKREGAFCVWTAKELRALLPDPVEGATEGTTLGDVFMHHYGVEEAGNVDPMKDPHQELKGKNVLIARCPLELTAAQFRLEPGRLSALLQECQQRLSSARAQRPRPHLDTKMLAAWNGLMISGFAQAGATLAEPGYVSRAAQAAAFLRTHLFDPDSGRLLRSCYQGKHNSVEQNAVPIQGFLEDYVFVIQALFDLYEASLEQGWLEWALHLQHMQDKLFWDPKGFAYFSTEGSDPSLLLRLKDDQDGAEPTPNSVAVTNLLRAACYSGHMDWVEKAGKILSAFSERLQKIPITLPEMVRATAVFHRTLKQVVICGDPQGEDTREMLHCVRSVFSPNKVLMVADGDSAGFLYHQLPFLASLERKDGKATAYICSNFTCSLPVTSAQELRGMLSP; this is translated from the exons ATGTTGGCCGTGCCGCTGCGTTGTGCTCGCAG GCGCGCATTTCTAACGGGGATTGCGGCCATGGCCACGGTGGGAACACCCGACCCCCCCAGCGTCCCTCGTCACACCAACCGCCTGATTAATGAAAGGTCCCCGTACCTCCTGCAGCATGCCCACAACCCCGTGGATTG GTACCCTTGGGGTCAGGAAGCCTTTGATaaagcaaagacagaaaacaaactgaTATTCCTGTCAG TTGGCTACTCCACCTGCCACTGGTGCCATGTCATGGAGGAGGAGTCCTTCAAGAGCAAGGAGATTGGGGACATCATGAATGAGCACTTCGTATGCATCAAAGTGGATCGTGAGGAGCGGCCAGATGTGGACAAAGTCTACATGACATTTGTGCAG GCCACCAGTGGTGGAGGTGGTTGGCCCATGAGTGTCTGGCTGACCCCAGACCTCAAGCCCTTTGCTGGAGGGACGTATTTCCCTCCTGAGGACGGAGTTCATCGTGTTGGTTTTCGGACTGTGCTGCTCCGGATCGCAGAGCAG TGGAAGGAGAACAAAGATGCCCTGttggagagcagccagaggaTTCTGGAAGCATTGCGACACACATCAGAGATTcatgtgcagggccaggagtcaCCCCCACCAGCCGAAGAGGTGATGGACAcctgtttccagcagctctccagatCCTATGATGAGGACTATGGTGGATTTTCCAAATCCCCCAAGTTCCCCACCCCAG TGAATTTGAATTTCCTGTTCACGTACTGGGCCCTGCACCAAACAACTCCAGAAGGTGCCCGGGCACTGCAGATGGCTCTGCATACCCTCAAGATGATGGCCCATGGGGGCATCCACGACCACATTGGTCAG GGATTTCACCGCTACTCCACCGACCAGCAGTGGCATGTTCCTCACTTTGAGAAGATGCTCTATGACCAGGGGCAGCTGGCAGCTATATACAGCAGGGCCTTCCAG ATCTCTGGTGATGAATTCTTTGCTGATGTTGTCCGAGACATTCTGCTCTACGTCTCACGTGACCTGAGCGACCAG GCAGGAGGTTTCTACAGTGCAGAAGATGCAGATTCCTACCCGACCACTACATCTAGAGAGAAGCGAGAAGGAGCTTTCTGTGTGTGGACAGCCAAGGAGCTCCGGGCTCTCCTCCCTGACCCTGTTGAGGGGGCCACAGAGGGGACAACCTTGGGAGATGTCTTCATGCACCACTATGGAGTGGAAGAGGCTGGCAACGTGGACCCCATGAAG GACCCCCATCAGGAGCTGAAGGGAAAGAACGTCCTCATTGCCCGCTGCCCCCTGGAGCTGACGGCAGCTCAATtcaggctggagccaggccgCCTGagtgccctgctgcaggaatgcCAGCAGAGACTGTCCTCAGCCCGGGCACAGCGGCCACGGCCACACCTGGACACCAAGATGCTGGCAGCATGGAATG ggctgatgATCTCAGGCtttgcccaggctggggctaCCCTGGCCGAGCCTGGATatgtgagcagggctgcacaggcagctgccttCCTGAGGACACACCTTTTCGACCCCGACAGTGGGAGGCTGCTGCGGAGCTGCTACCAGGGCAAGCACAACTCAGTGGAGCAGAA TGCTGTGCCCATCCAGGGCTTCCTGGAGGACTATGTCTTTGTCATCCAGGCACTTTTTGACCTGTATGAAGCCtcactggagcagggctggctggagtgGGCCCTTCATCTCCAGCACATGCAAGACAAGCTCTTCTGGGACCCTAAAGGCTTTGCTTATTTCTCCACTGAGGGCAGTGATCCCTCTCTTCTCCTGCGTCTCAAGGATG ACCAAGATGGAGCAGAACCCACTCCTAACTCTGTCGCTGTCACAAACCTGCTCCGAGCAGCTTGTTACTCTGGTCATATGGACTGGGTGGAAAAAGCAGGCAAGATCTTGTCTGCCTTCTCAGAGAGGCTGCAGAAGATCCCAATAACCCTCCCAGAGATGGTCCGGGCTACTGCTGTCTTCCATCGCACCCTCAAACAG GTCGTCATCTGTGGGGACCCCCAAGGAGAAGACACCAGAGAGATGCTGCATTGCGTCCGCTCTGTCTTCAGCCCAAACAAG GTGCTGATGGTCGCAGATGGAGACAGCGCTGGGTTCCTCTACCACCAGCTGCCTTTCCTTGCATCCCTGGAGAGGAAGGATGGGAAAGCCACTGCCTATATCTGCAGCAACTtcacctgctccctgcctgtcacctctgcccaggagctgcGTGGGATGCTCAGCCCATGA